In a genomic window of Akkermansiaceae bacterium:
- a CDS encoding outer membrane beta-barrel protein: MTLLTGLALAITAQAGEDYSAKGGKEVIAPPAPSCLWSWFAGASAGQVTGDWDEEIYTLHVGAEYKCPGSNCSQAIYLEVGYTEDNERVYYQDPFTSTNVNYAAHDVSAEIIPITLNYKYECALTGSLNWYIGAGAGIALVDTEVRGPFVSNSQDDTAFYAHIFAGLVYNLSESFEIFGGARFIFMDDVFGVQSPLDEEVHYELGGRFNF; encoded by the coding sequence ATGACATTACTGACCGGTCTCGCCCTTGCCATCACGGCCCAGGCGGGAGAAGATTATTCAGCCAAAGGAGGCAAAGAGGTGATCGCACCACCAGCACCATCCTGTCTTTGGTCATGGTTTGCAGGAGCTTCTGCAGGCCAGGTCACAGGCGACTGGGATGAGGAAATCTACACCCTGCACGTAGGTGCCGAATACAAGTGCCCAGGATCAAACTGCTCACAAGCCATCTACCTTGAGGTCGGCTACACAGAAGACAACGAGAGGGTTTATTACCAAGACCCATTCACATCAACCAATGTCAATTATGCAGCGCATGATGTATCTGCAGAAATCATTCCCATCACGCTGAACTACAAGTATGAGTGTGCTCTCACAGGCAGCTTGAACTGGTACATCGGTGCAGGTGCAGGTATTGCTCTCGTAGACACGGAGGTCCGCGGACCATTCGTCAGCAATTCACAGGATGACACCGCATTCTACGCCCACATCTTCGCAGGCCTCGTCTACAATCTCAGCGAGTCCTTTGAAATCTTCGGCGGTGCCCGTTTCATCTTCATGGATGATGTGTTCGGTGTCCAGTCACCTCTTGACGAAGAAGTTCACTATGAACTTGGTGGCCGCTTCAACTTCTAA
- the lpxA gene encoding acyl-ACP--UDP-N-acetylglucosamine O-acyltransferase — translation MADSLIHPTAIIDPSAHLAEGVEVGPYSVVGANVNIGAGSVLKSHVVIEGHTTIGENNTFFPFSAIGQITQDLKYVGEPTALIIGNNNTFRENTTIHRGTTEEVPTRIGNHNLFLSYAHVAHDCQVGNHCILSNNATLGGHCKVGDYAIISGLSGAHQFCHIGEHSLIGGCTKIVQDVPPFTIVDGNPAAVRSLNMVGLQRRGFSEQTRRAMKKAYKKLFLSKKNNLSELTEELAGSEFASDANVARMITFIRTSERGVIR, via the coding sequence ATGGCCGACTCCCTGATCCATCCGACCGCGATCATCGACCCCTCCGCCCATCTGGCTGAAGGGGTGGAGGTCGGGCCCTACAGCGTGGTGGGTGCCAATGTCAACATCGGTGCAGGCAGCGTGCTCAAGTCACACGTGGTTATCGAAGGCCACACCACGATTGGTGAGAACAATACCTTTTTCCCGTTTTCCGCGATCGGGCAAATCACCCAGGACCTCAAATACGTTGGTGAGCCGACCGCGCTCATCATAGGAAACAACAATACCTTCCGCGAGAACACCACCATCCACCGTGGCACCACAGAGGAAGTGCCCACCCGTATTGGCAACCACAATTTATTCCTATCCTACGCGCACGTGGCCCACGATTGCCAGGTAGGCAACCACTGCATCCTTTCCAACAACGCAACCCTGGGAGGCCACTGCAAGGTCGGCGACTACGCCATTATTTCCGGCTTATCAGGCGCCCACCAGTTCTGCCACATCGGTGAGCACTCCCTGATCGGCGGCTGCACCAAAATCGTCCAGGACGTGCCCCCGTTTACCATTGTCGATGGCAACCCGGCCGCTGTCCGGAGCCTCAACATGGTGGGGCTTCAGCGCCGCGGCTTCAGCGAGCAAACCCGCCGGGCCATGAAAAAGGCCTATAAAAAACTCTTCCTCAGCAAAAAGAACAATCTCTCAGAACTGACTGAGGAATTGGCCGGCTCAGAATTCGCCAGCGACGCCAACGTCGCGAGAATGATCACATTCATCCGCACAAGTGAGCGTGGCGTGATTCGGTAG
- a CDS encoding P44/Msp2 family outer membrane protein, with translation MKKTLLTSLLGIAFAGTTLAGPVASAKEVIVPPPAPCLWSWFAGGSAETVQNDWDEEIYSFHIGVERQCPGSNCSQAIYLEVGYSDKDAGFHREEGAADVAGYLGLNLGQQIRVGLEAEIMPITVNYKYECSLAGNLNWYIGAGAGIALVDLEFYTTIDKVTFDDAVFYAHAFAGLSYNISASIEVFAGARYVWMDDPSLTGIGMFDDAITLDGEIIYELGARFNF, from the coding sequence ATGAAAAAGACATTACTCACATCACTGCTCGGCATAGCCTTTGCTGGAACAACGCTGGCTGGCCCTGTCGCTTCCGCCAAGGAAGTCATTGTCCCCCCTCCTGCCCCGTGCCTCTGGTCATGGTTTGCGGGCGGTTCGGCTGAAACGGTCCAAAACGACTGGGATGAGGAAATCTACAGCTTCCATATCGGTGTGGAGCGCCAATGCCCCGGCAGCAACTGCTCCCAGGCCATCTATCTCGAGGTCGGTTACTCGGACAAAGACGCCGGCTTCCATCGCGAGGAAGGTGCCGCTGACGTCGCGGGTTACCTGGGTCTCAACCTCGGCCAACAAATCCGGGTAGGGCTGGAAGCGGAGATCATGCCCATCACGGTGAATTACAAGTATGAGTGCTCCCTTGCCGGCAACCTGAACTGGTACATTGGTGCGGGCGCCGGTATCGCCCTGGTGGATCTCGAGTTCTACACAACCATTGACAAGGTCACATTCGATGACGCTGTCTTCTATGCCCATGCATTTGCAGGGCTGTCCTACAACATCAGCGCGTCCATCGAGGTATTTGCAGGTGCCCGCTACGTCTGGATGGACGACCCCAGCCTGACCGGCATTGGTATGTTTGACGACGCGATAACCTTGGATGGTGAAATCATCTACGAGCTAGGCGCGCGCTTCAACTTCTAG
- the lnt gene encoding apolipoprotein N-acyltransferase, giving the protein MSLQSQINQWALWPWLMALVSGVLLALCYPGWDISGLVWVWMLPLFPAIWRGQKKRDGFCIGYLTGLVFWSVNLSWLWTVSGLGAMALAAFLALYFGIWGAIAVSAGNPWRKKSEPDNDSSSGGVSRIQAKIEKKQQGNKRGLLGGALGESGHSLKFAFINAAAWVSLEWLRGWLFTGFGWNGLGVAFHDTPVLAQAADLVGVTGLSFLPVFLSAVLVQTASRLKSEAAAGKLKPRLDFSVAALLLALQFCYGVWRVKDVNGWETERVRILLVQGNIAQDIKWDPMAVVDILQTYSDTTREAIEALERDNVALLEANINGDAVELKRPDLVIWPESALPTPLYFADNFEGYLLPGDAGHLFDEEIRPLGHFTLVAGMNEFESDFDGERATWKEGGLQYNSIAAITAEGELEKSITTYRKMHLVIFGEYIPLVDTLPFLAKLFKFSAGADFAGNFDAGTSTEPMVVPVNGGELQMIPSVCFEDTVGRLTRKFVRPKPQIILNVTNDGWFKKSVAATQHMANARFRAIELRRPMVRSANTGVSAIVSPTGSLVDPVTGERQVVEDENGNHFVKSSVYGHAYAPKNGPMTLYSILGDWFSFLMMAVVPVVVVSRRLAKG; this is encoded by the coding sequence ATGAGCCTGCAATCTCAAATCAATCAATGGGCTCTTTGGCCGTGGCTCATGGCACTTGTTAGCGGGGTGCTGTTGGCTCTTTGTTACCCGGGATGGGATATCAGCGGTTTGGTCTGGGTGTGGATGCTGCCACTCTTCCCCGCCATCTGGCGAGGGCAAAAAAAACGCGATGGCTTTTGTATCGGCTACCTGACAGGTCTTGTTTTCTGGTCGGTCAACCTGAGCTGGCTCTGGACCGTCAGCGGACTGGGCGCGATGGCCTTGGCTGCATTTCTTGCGCTTTATTTCGGGATATGGGGGGCGATTGCCGTGAGCGCCGGGAATCCATGGAGAAAAAAATCCGAACCGGACAATGACTCATCCTCCGGTGGGGTGAGTAGGATTCAGGCTAAAATCGAGAAAAAACAACAGGGTAACAAGCGTGGATTGTTAGGCGGAGCTCTTGGTGAGTCGGGTCACTCCCTCAAGTTCGCTTTCATCAATGCCGCCGCCTGGGTCTCCCTCGAGTGGCTCCGTGGCTGGTTGTTCACCGGGTTTGGTTGGAATGGCCTGGGGGTGGCTTTCCACGATACACCCGTGCTTGCACAGGCTGCCGATTTGGTGGGTGTAACCGGCCTTTCCTTCCTGCCGGTGTTCTTGAGTGCGGTGCTTGTGCAGACGGCAAGCCGACTGAAATCAGAAGCGGCAGCAGGCAAGCTCAAACCCCGACTCGACTTCAGTGTGGCTGCACTTCTGTTAGCCCTGCAGTTTTGTTACGGTGTCTGGCGGGTGAAAGACGTCAATGGCTGGGAGACCGAGCGTGTCCGGATTTTATTGGTACAAGGGAATATCGCGCAGGACATCAAATGGGACCCGATGGCCGTTGTTGACATCCTGCAAACGTATTCTGATACCACACGTGAGGCGATTGAGGCTTTGGAAAGGGACAACGTCGCCTTGCTCGAAGCGAACATCAACGGCGACGCTGTCGAGCTCAAGCGACCCGACCTGGTGATCTGGCCTGAAAGCGCGTTGCCGACACCGCTCTACTTTGCGGATAATTTTGAGGGTTATTTGTTGCCTGGGGACGCTGGTCATCTGTTTGATGAGGAAATCCGTCCCTTGGGTCACTTTACCCTGGTTGCGGGGATGAACGAGTTCGAATCAGACTTCGATGGGGAGCGCGCCACCTGGAAAGAGGGCGGGCTCCAATACAACAGCATCGCCGCCATCACCGCGGAAGGGGAACTGGAAAAAAGCATCACCACCTACCGGAAAATGCACCTCGTCATCTTCGGGGAGTACATTCCCCTGGTCGACACACTTCCCTTCCTCGCAAAACTGTTCAAGTTTTCAGCGGGCGCTGATTTTGCCGGGAATTTTGATGCCGGCACATCCACCGAGCCGATGGTGGTCCCGGTCAACGGCGGCGAATTACAGATGATTCCCAGTGTTTGCTTCGAGGATACGGTGGGCCGTCTGACACGCAAATTTGTGCGCCCGAAACCGCAAATCATCCTCAATGTGACCAACGACGGCTGGTTCAAGAAAAGCGTGGCCGCTACCCAGCACATGGCCAATGCCCGCTTCCGCGCCATCGAGCTGCGCCGCCCCATGGTGCGCAGTGCCAACACGGGGGTCAGCGCCATCGTCTCCCCGACCGGAAGCCTGGTCGATCCCGTCACGGGCGAACGGCAGGTGGTCGAGGACGAAAACGGCAACCATTTTGTCAAATCAAGTGTCTATGGTCATGCCTACGCGCCCAAGAACGGACCGATGACGCTCTACTCGATCCTGGGTGACTGGTTTTCCTTCCTGATGATGGCCGTTGTGCCTGTGGTTGTTGTTAGTAGGAGGTTGGCCAAAGGATAA
- a CDS encoding phospho-sugar mutase, with protein sequence MSDIQSSLDSAVAAGHLLESSRDNIHALLGGTTSPVAVQAIAELVEGGSWEELNDRFYKTLAFGTGGLRGRTIGRVVTTAEQGAGGPNDRPEHPCVGTASMNFYNVSRAIRGMIIYLKRYLAEQGVARKPAFVLGHDTRHFSRDFAEFCARVCTELGCDVHLFDGPRATPEISYAIRALNADAGVVLTASHNPAHDNGFKAYFNQGAQLVEPNATGVINEVNALVSEAYDTLPASEQGTLNILGDVMDRVYMDDAKTLLLRPDLMAGGDEKPKVVFTNLHGTGGHCIVPLLTELGFEVLTVPEQDVQDGRFPTVASPNPENAPALAMGIALAEKEGAEIVIGTDPDCDRMGVAVRNDEGGMQLLTGNQIGSLMAWYRTKTFFDQGVITDSNRSRAVLIKTFVTTELQRAIAEKYGVGIVDTLTGFKYISAKLQKYEDAIPADKKGDYRSLSPEKSRALRLEYSRFFIFGGEESYGYLGTDTIRDKDGNGAAVMFAELAAYAKSEGKSLAALMDDLYREFGYHLELGKALVMEGADGAAQIKALAASYSENPPAEIDGTPVSRVRDFSKDDFEDVEGDAIPKEGMLIIELVDGRSCAVRPSGTEPKIKYYLFGKDEPSADLQTSKDKVAAGLEALWVALEADAQARMA encoded by the coding sequence ATGTCTGATATTCAATCCTCTCTCGATAGTGCGGTGGCGGCTGGTCATCTGCTCGAATCCTCCCGTGATAACATCCATGCCCTGCTTGGGGGCACTACGAGTCCGGTTGCCGTCCAAGCTATCGCCGAGCTCGTGGAAGGCGGCTCCTGGGAAGAGCTGAACGACCGGTTTTACAAAACGCTCGCCTTTGGCACCGGTGGCCTGCGTGGCCGGACGATAGGCCGGGTGGTTACCACTGCCGAGCAAGGGGCGGGCGGCCCGAATGATCGACCCGAGCACCCCTGTGTGGGAACAGCCTCGATGAACTTCTACAATGTGAGTCGTGCCATCCGCGGCATGATCATTTATCTGAAGCGATATCTCGCCGAGCAGGGAGTCGCTCGCAAACCGGCTTTTGTCCTTGGCCATGACACACGTCACTTCTCGCGTGATTTCGCGGAGTTCTGTGCCAGGGTCTGCACTGAACTCGGATGTGATGTGCACCTCTTTGATGGTCCGCGTGCGACGCCGGAAATTTCTTATGCCATCCGTGCGCTCAATGCGGACGCGGGGGTTGTTCTAACAGCGAGTCATAACCCAGCCCATGACAACGGATTCAAGGCCTACTTCAACCAGGGGGCGCAGCTTGTGGAGCCCAATGCCACGGGAGTGATCAATGAGGTGAACGCACTCGTCAGCGAGGCTTATGACACCCTTCCGGCAAGTGAGCAGGGCACACTGAACATCCTGGGCGATGTGATGGACCGCGTTTACATGGACGATGCCAAAACACTTCTACTGCGTCCTGACCTGATGGCAGGGGGTGATGAAAAACCCAAGGTTGTGTTCACCAACCTGCACGGCACCGGTGGCCACTGTATCGTGCCGCTGCTCACCGAGCTTGGGTTTGAGGTGCTGACGGTTCCTGAGCAGGATGTCCAGGATGGCCGGTTCCCTACGGTGGCTTCACCGAACCCTGAAAATGCTCCTGCCCTCGCCATGGGGATTGCACTGGCGGAAAAAGAAGGTGCGGAAATTGTCATTGGCACTGACCCCGACTGCGATCGTATGGGCGTGGCGGTCCGCAATGACGAAGGGGGGATGCAGTTGCTGACAGGAAACCAGATTGGCTCGCTGATGGCGTGGTACCGGACCAAGACGTTTTTTGACCAAGGTGTCATCACCGACTCCAACCGTAGTCGTGCCGTATTGATTAAAACCTTTGTGACCACAGAGCTGCAGCGTGCAATCGCTGAAAAGTATGGTGTCGGCATCGTCGATACGCTGACCGGTTTCAAATACATTTCCGCGAAGTTGCAGAAATACGAGGATGCCATTCCGGCGGATAAAAAAGGCGACTACCGCTCACTCAGCCCTGAGAAGAGCCGGGCACTGCGTCTCGAGTATTCGCGTTTCTTTATCTTCGGCGGTGAGGAGAGCTACGGCTACCTTGGAACCGACACCATCCGCGACAAGGATGGTAATGGAGCCGCTGTGATGTTTGCTGAGCTCGCTGCCTATGCGAAAAGCGAGGGGAAAAGCCTGGCAGCGCTCATGGATGACCTTTACAGGGAGTTTGGCTATCATCTGGAGCTGGGCAAAGCGCTTGTGATGGAGGGTGCCGATGGAGCAGCACAGATCAAAGCACTGGCTGCTTCATATTCAGAAAATCCTCCTGCGGAAATCGATGGCACACCTGTTTCCCGTGTGCGCGATTTCTCCAAGGATGATTTTGAAGATGTCGAGGGTGATGCCATTCCGAAGGAGGGGATGTTGATCATCGAGCTAGTGGACGGTCGGTCCTGCGCAGTGCGTCCGTCCGGCACGGAGCCTAAAATCAAGTATTACCTGTTTGGAAAAGACGAGCCGTCCGCCGACTTGCAAACAAGCAAGGACAAGGTGGCCGCCGGCCTGGAAGCACTCTGGGTGGCCCTTGAAGCCGATGCGCAGGCAAGGATGGCGTAG
- a CDS encoding class I SAM-dependent rRNA methyltransferase, with translation MRHKLQSAIEKRTSIPSVDTNALRLVDGAGDGLPGLYLDSYADRWVVASRANTLDPEVRAWLEAQGRTCYWKRLDQHEKEDPAHIAGPLQDEPFIAAESGVHYKIHFQAGYSQGIFLDQRLNRKRVRAFAAPGKTVLNTFAYTGAFSVCAALGGATTTTLDLSQVYLDWAKDNFQANKLNPAEHYFCKGDTFHWLKRFARQGRTFDGIILDPPTFSRDDKGKVFRVEKDYHRLVALAHACLADGGWILCCTNCRKLAPRDFFRMVREGAPGANITSLAMPEEYTGEHYLKSLWVET, from the coding sequence ATAAGGCATAAACTCCAGTCAGCCATTGAGAAGCGGACATCCATTCCCAGCGTTGATACCAACGCCCTCCGCCTTGTGGATGGTGCAGGGGACGGTTTGCCCGGGCTGTACCTGGACTCCTATGCCGACCGCTGGGTCGTCGCCTCCCGCGCCAACACGCTCGACCCCGAAGTCCGCGCATGGCTGGAGGCTCAAGGCAGAACCTGCTACTGGAAACGCCTCGACCAGCATGAAAAAGAAGATCCTGCCCACATCGCCGGCCCACTCCAAGACGAGCCATTCATCGCCGCAGAAAGTGGTGTGCACTACAAGATCCACTTCCAGGCCGGATACTCCCAGGGGATTTTCCTCGACCAACGCTTGAACCGCAAAAGGGTGCGCGCGTTTGCCGCCCCCGGAAAAACGGTTCTCAATACCTTCGCCTACACCGGGGCCTTTTCCGTTTGCGCCGCGCTCGGAGGGGCGACCACCACGACCCTCGACCTTTCCCAGGTCTACCTCGACTGGGCAAAGGACAACTTCCAGGCTAACAAACTCAACCCCGCCGAGCATTATTTCTGCAAAGGTGACACCTTCCACTGGTTGAAACGTTTCGCCAGGCAGGGCCGGACATTTGACGGAATCATCCTCGACCCCCCGACTTTTTCCCGTGATGACAAGGGCAAGGTTTTCCGGGTCGAAAAAGACTACCATCGGCTCGTTGCCCTGGCACACGCATGCCTCGCTGACGGTGGCTGGATCCTTTGCTGCACCAACTGCCGCAAACTGGCCCCGCGTGATTTTTTCCGCATGGTCAGGGAAGGGGCACCCGGAGCCAACATCACATCGCTGGCGATGCCGGAGGAATACACCGGGGAACATTATCTGAAGTCGCTTTGGGTTGAAACATAG